From Eleftheria terrae, the proteins below share one genomic window:
- a CDS encoding TenA family transcriptional regulator, which yields MSSAMNTQAFSLELRKVLEEQLTLDHPVFKELFTGERNWPLLKIITLEGYQITKYFLEYIENLYFRCPLPVHKRRLLFNLFEEETGRFSRTKNHVELMQDFIRAQGIPDEERDAWRPSPQTQELIDYRLNAVKGEGSYHIGAAAVMIASEGQSLETRAGEARHRILGQVYGLSEQDTLFFSVHQKEDVGHVAEGIALVSELCTTAQMQQEALHAVRHTCRLFWNMYESAAQRWQAVKQATAAGAGGAAPQLAQA from the coding sequence ATGAGCAGCGCGATGAACACGCAGGCTTTCTCGCTGGAATTGCGGAAGGTCCTGGAAGAACAATTGACCCTCGACCACCCGGTTTTCAAGGAGCTATTTACCGGCGAAAGGAACTGGCCCCTCTTGAAGATCATCACTTTAGAGGGCTACCAGATTACCAAGTACTTCCTCGAATATATTGAGAATCTCTATTTCCGATGCCCCTTGCCGGTGCACAAGCGGCGTCTGCTGTTCAATTTGTTCGAGGAAGAGACAGGTCGCTTTTCCAGGACCAAGAACCATGTGGAACTGATGCAGGACTTCATCCGGGCCCAGGGTATTCCGGACGAGGAGCGGGATGCGTGGCGGCCGTCGCCGCAAACGCAGGAGCTGATAGATTACCGGCTCAATGCAGTGAAGGGCGAGGGCAGTTACCACATCGGCGCGGCCGCGGTGATGATCGCCAGCGAGGGCCAGAGCCTGGAGACCCGGGCCGGCGAGGCGCGTCACCGCATCCTGGGCCAGGTGTACGGCCTGAGCGAACAGGACACCCTGTTCTTCTCGGTGCACCAGAAGGAAGACGTCGGCCACGTGGCCGAAGGCATCGCCCTGGTGTCCGAGTTGTGCACCACCGCCCAGATGCAGCAGGAAGCGCTGCACGCGGTGCGCCACACCTGTCGCCTGTTCTGGAACATGTACGAGAGCGCGGCCCAACGCTGGCAAGCCGTGAAGCAGGCCACGGCCGCCGGCGCCGGCGGTGCCGCGCCGCAACTGGCGCAAGCCTGA
- a CDS encoding ABC transporter ATP-binding protein encodes MNVVSLQGVAKSYHLDAVGVPALAGVDLTVRAGVLTVIAGASGSGKTTLLNLIGCIDRPDAGQIVVAGEPVGRLSDDALADFRARHLGFVFQNFNLLPVLSAAENIEYPLLLNGVPAAQRRERVRALLAAVGLEDKAAHRPGQLSGGQRQRVAIARALAAGPRLVLADEPTANLDSLTGATIIHLMRRLQREQEVSFVISSHDPQMLAEADDAVRIHDGRIVSVQRGGRVEEART; translated from the coding sequence ATGAACGTCGTCTCACTTCAAGGCGTCGCGAAGTCCTACCACCTCGATGCGGTCGGCGTGCCCGCACTCGCTGGCGTGGACCTCACCGTGCGCGCGGGCGTGCTCACCGTCATCGCTGGCGCCTCGGGCAGCGGCAAGACCACGCTGCTGAACCTCATCGGCTGCATCGACCGGCCCGATGCCGGGCAGATCGTGGTCGCCGGCGAGCCGGTCGGCCGGCTTTCGGACGACGCGCTGGCCGACTTCCGGGCCCGCCACCTGGGCTTCGTGTTCCAGAACTTCAACCTGCTGCCCGTGCTCTCCGCGGCCGAGAACATCGAGTACCCGCTGCTGTTGAACGGCGTGCCGGCCGCGCAGCGGCGCGAGCGGGTGAGGGCGCTGCTGGCGGCGGTGGGGCTGGAGGACAAGGCGGCGCACCGCCCGGGCCAGCTCTCCGGGGGGCAACGCCAGCGGGTGGCGATCGCGCGGGCCCTGGCCGCCGGGCCGCGGCTGGTGCTGGCCGACGAGCCCACCGCCAACCTCGACAGCCTGACCGGCGCCACCATCATCCACCTGATGCGGCGGCTGCAGCGCGAGCAGGAGGTGTCCTTCGTGATCTCCTCGCACGACCCGCAGATGCTGGCCGAGGCCGACGATGCGGTGCGCATCCACGACGGCCGCATCGTCTCGGTGCAGCGCGGCGGCCGGGTCGAGGAGGCGCGGACATGA
- a CDS encoding ABC transporter permease, with the protein MKMLALALRNLLRNRRRSLTTMLAMIVGAHTVLLFGGYCRNITYGLQTDYVKFGGHLQIQRAGYYRWGSGDPAAYGIAAYRDMLATLRSDPVLAPMLAVATPTLQLQGIAGNFAAGVSRTALAQGLVVDDQNRMRAWNDYAFPVQLAPLALTGTGPEAAIVGLGLARVLQLCAPLRLADCAPPAASRREAAGADLPGDLVALAGSTAEAAAPAGGAAAPAGGAGIELLAATARGAPNVARLDVVKAEDQFVKEFDDVYVGLHLEQAQRLVYGREPPRATAILVQLRHTSQLPAARARITELLASRFPAEPTEVLDFTVLNPFYGQALAMFATLFGFVAVLIGAIVLFTVGNTMSTAVVERTVEIGTLRALGLRRAGIRRLFLCEGFLLGLAGAVLGVFSAAALAGLINHSGLTWTPPGRSPVPLIIRVWGETELIAGTTLALVVVALLSAWWPARRAARLQIVDALRHV; encoded by the coding sequence ATGAAGATGCTGGCCCTGGCCTTGCGCAACCTGCTGCGCAACCGCCGCCGTTCGCTGACCACGATGTTGGCGATGATCGTCGGCGCACACACGGTGCTGCTGTTCGGCGGCTACTGCCGCAACATCACCTACGGGCTGCAGACGGACTACGTCAAGTTCGGCGGCCACCTGCAGATCCAGCGTGCCGGCTACTACCGCTGGGGCAGCGGCGATCCGGCCGCGTATGGCATCGCGGCCTACCGCGACATGCTGGCCACGCTGCGCAGCGACCCGGTGCTGGCGCCCATGCTGGCGGTGGCCACGCCGACGCTGCAGCTGCAGGGCATTGCCGGCAACTTCGCGGCCGGCGTCTCGCGCACGGCGCTGGCCCAGGGCCTGGTGGTGGACGACCAGAACCGCATGCGGGCCTGGAATGACTATGCCTTCCCGGTGCAGCTGGCGCCGCTGGCCCTGACCGGCACCGGGCCCGAGGCGGCCATCGTCGGCCTCGGCCTGGCGCGCGTGCTGCAGCTCTGCGCGCCGCTGCGGCTGGCCGACTGCGCGCCGCCGGCCGCATCCCGCCGTGAAGCCGCCGGCGCCGACCTGCCCGGCGACCTGGTCGCGCTGGCAGGCAGCACCGCAGAGGCGGCCGCTCCGGCGGGCGGCGCGGCGGCGCCGGCCGGTGGTGCCGGCATCGAGCTGCTGGCGGCCACCGCGCGTGGGGCGCCGAACGTCGCCCGGCTCGACGTGGTGAAAGCCGAAGACCAGTTCGTCAAGGAATTCGACGATGTCTACGTCGGCCTGCACCTGGAGCAGGCCCAGCGGCTGGTGTATGGCCGCGAGCCGCCACGGGCGACGGCCATCCTGGTGCAGCTGCGCCATACCTCCCAGCTGCCGGCGGCGCGGGCCCGCATCACCGAACTGCTGGCCAGCCGCTTTCCGGCCGAGCCAACAGAGGTGCTCGACTTCACCGTGCTGAACCCCTTCTACGGGCAGGCGCTGGCGATGTTCGCCACGCTGTTCGGCTTTGTGGCGGTGCTGATCGGGGCCATCGTGCTGTTCACGGTGGGCAACACGATGAGCACCGCGGTGGTGGAGCGCACGGTGGAGATCGGCACGCTGCGCGCTCTTGGGCTGCGGCGTGCCGGGATCCGGCGGCTGTTCCTCTGCGAAGGGTTCCTACTGGGCCTGGCGGGGGCGGTGCTGGGCGTGTTCAGTGCGGCTGCCCTGGCCGGGCTGATCAACCACAGCGGGCTGACCTGGACACCACCGGGGCGCTCTCCGGTGCCGCTGATCATCCGGGTCTGGGGCGAAACCGAGCTGATCGCCGGCACCACGCTCGCCCTGGTGGTGGTCGCCCTGCTGTCGGCCTGGTGGCCGGCGCGGCGGGCGGCGCGCCTGCAGATCGTGGATGCGCTGCGCCATGTTTAA
- a CDS encoding amidohydrolase family protein has product MSTAAAAPPVYDGPVIDAHCHLASTRFIPTAFFEGLCGNVAARLAATGVRRSVAELLEMYRRQNQDHEGDQLVAEMDSAGIAQAVLLLPDFTYVMTSELDIAEMHRQHAAVLQRHRGRFFVFAGVDPRWGSDGLALFETGIRQHGFKGLKLYPPCGYSPSDRLLYPYYELCRQHRLPVLLHIGPTSPALDFGWSHPDLLDEAARDFPDVNFILAHGAVHHVDACSSLCAYRPNVHLDISAFIASTHPQGWQGALAELFRKGINHKILFGTDWPVFRYSGGHRKVMELFLGPAGPLAGVSAPQRSWLMSANIRRLLGVD; this is encoded by the coding sequence GTGAGCACCGCCGCTGCCGCCCCGCCGGTCTACGACGGCCCGGTCATCGACGCGCACTGCCACCTGGCCTCGACGCGCTTCATTCCCACCGCCTTCTTCGAAGGCCTGTGCGGCAACGTGGCGGCCCGCCTGGCGGCCACCGGGGTGCGGCGCTCGGTGGCCGAGCTGCTGGAGATGTACCGACGGCAGAACCAGGACCATGAAGGCGACCAGCTGGTGGCCGAGATGGACAGCGCCGGCATTGCCCAAGCCGTGCTGCTGCTGCCCGATTTCACTTATGTGATGACCAGCGAGCTCGACATCGCCGAGATGCACCGGCAGCACGCCGCCGTGCTGCAGCGCCACCGCGGGCGCTTTTTTGTCTTCGCCGGTGTCGACCCACGCTGGGGCAGCGACGGCCTGGCGCTGTTCGAGACCGGCATCCGCCAGCACGGCTTCAAGGGCCTGAAGCTCTACCCGCCTTGCGGCTACAGCCCCAGCGACCGCCTGCTCTACCCCTACTACGAGCTGTGCCGGCAGCACCGCCTGCCGGTGTTGCTGCACATCGGCCCGACCAGCCCGGCGCTCGACTTCGGGTGGTCACACCCCGACCTGCTGGACGAGGCGGCGCGCGATTTCCCCGATGTCAACTTCATCCTCGCGCATGGCGCCGTGCACCATGTCGACGCCTGCAGCTCCTTGTGCGCCTACCGGCCCAACGTGCATCTCGACATCAGCGCCTTCATCGCCTCCACGCACCCGCAGGGCTGGCAAGGCGCGCTGGCCGAGCTGTTCCGCAAAGGCATCAACCACAAGATCCTGTTCGGCACCGACTGGCCGGTGTTCCGCTACTCCGGCGGGCACCGCAAGGTCATGGAGCTGTTCCTGGGCCCGGCCGGGCCACTGGCCGGTGTCTCGGCGCCTCAGCGCAGCTGGTTGATGTCGGCCAACATCCGCCGGCTGCTGGGGGTGGACTGA
- a CDS encoding outer membrane lipoprotein-sorting protein, giving the protein MAELSCSRIRRLVVCTLLCAGAVAASAAAPAATDAQALLAASDAIRNPGQPFSLAVSLTEYRAGKQTDANSLQVYSRADPQGGQFRTLVRFVAPARDLDKLMLKSGNELWFYDPASRASVRISPQQRLLGQAANGDVVTVNFAQAYRARLEQQEEVQDGDRQLRQCDRLALEAATPDVTYHSVQMWLDHANQRPVKARFFSESGRLLKTAFYRRYREELGVQRPTEIVIIDGLDPSLVTVMRYGEFVAREVPESWLQRDYLPRFRPE; this is encoded by the coding sequence ATGGCCGAGCTCTCGTGTTCCCGGATTCGGCGACTGGTGGTTTGCACCCTGCTGTGCGCCGGCGCCGTCGCGGCATCCGCGGCCGCGCCGGCCGCCACCGACGCGCAGGCGCTGCTGGCGGCCAGCGATGCCATCCGCAACCCGGGCCAGCCGTTTTCGCTGGCGGTCAGCCTGACCGAATACCGGGCCGGCAAGCAGACCGATGCCAACAGCCTGCAGGTGTATTCGCGGGCCGATCCGCAGGGCGGCCAGTTCCGCACCCTGGTGCGCTTCGTGGCGCCGGCCCGCGACCTCGACAAGCTGATGCTCAAGAGCGGCAATGAGCTGTGGTTCTACGATCCGGCGAGCCGGGCCAGCGTCCGCATCTCGCCGCAGCAGCGGCTGCTGGGCCAGGCCGCCAACGGCGACGTGGTGACGGTGAACTTTGCGCAGGCCTACCGGGCCCGGCTGGAGCAGCAGGAAGAGGTGCAGGACGGTGACCGCCAGTTGCGCCAGTGCGACCGGCTGGCGCTGGAGGCAGCCACGCCCGACGTGACCTACCACTCGGTGCAGATGTGGCTGGACCATGCCAACCAGCGGCCGGTGAAGGCCCGCTTCTTCAGCGAGAGCGGTCGCCTGCTGAAGACGGCCTTCTACCGCCGCTACCGCGAGGAGCTCGGCGTGCAGCGGCCGACCGAGATCGTGATCATCGACGGCCTGGACCCCAGCCTCGTGACCGTGATGCGGTATGGCGAATTCGTCGCGCGCGAGGTGCCCGAGAGCTGGCTGCAGCGGGACTACCTGCCGCGCTTCAGGCCGGAATGA
- a CDS encoding AMP-binding protein — MRFDDLLARLRGRTATTVCFVDEQGAETRKTLQELYCDTQALMERLAAAGLKEGCRIGIAAPSSYRWMVWDLACIGLGCVSVALPHEPLQEPAERLLARYQLTVLALPALLPGEERVLDIDAASPWPRVSPRPQPHAPGTHSLVFSSGTTGKTKGLIISRAGTEKLVTLYADAFGVRDGERCLTFLPFANYQQRMVYYFCLYYGVDFVYLPFPQLFAGLRKQRPTFMIAPPVFYETLQNLALAVRPAAGMTTADRLAELLGGRIRYMITGMAPIKRATLDFFWRHGVLLYEAFGITEAGMVAWNKPGCVRLGTVGKPAEAGTVSLSEDGEVVVSRQALLSMGYFEASEEDLRSTFLSPQSVATGDIAEFDVDGFLHIVGRKKDAIVARNGEKFHPEPIESLLHADPRVTVAVLLGSDEAAGLTAVLGTRQVDDAQVTAELRAHVARINAGLPAHQQIRRIVFTDQDFSVENGLRTKNMKLNRRSIRAAFLEDGAGRSS, encoded by the coding sequence ATGCGATTCGATGACCTTCTGGCCCGCCTGCGGGGCCGCACCGCCACCACCGTCTGTTTTGTCGATGAGCAGGGCGCTGAAACGCGCAAGACCCTGCAGGAGCTGTACTGCGACACGCAGGCGCTGATGGAGCGCCTGGCCGCCGCCGGCCTGAAGGAAGGCTGCCGCATCGGCATCGCGGCGCCAAGCAGCTATCGCTGGATGGTCTGGGACCTGGCGTGCATCGGTCTCGGCTGCGTGTCGGTGGCGCTGCCCCACGAGCCGCTGCAGGAGCCGGCCGAGCGGCTGCTGGCCCGCTACCAGCTGACGGTGCTCGCGTTGCCGGCCCTGCTGCCCGGCGAGGAGCGGGTGCTGGACATCGACGCGGCCAGCCCCTGGCCGCGCGTGTCGCCGCGGCCGCAACCGCATGCCCCTGGCACGCATTCGCTGGTGTTCAGCTCCGGCACCACCGGCAAGACGAAGGGCTTGATCATCAGCCGCGCCGGCACGGAGAAGCTGGTGACGCTGTACGCCGACGCCTTCGGCGTGCGTGACGGCGAGCGCTGCCTGACCTTCCTGCCTTTCGCCAACTACCAGCAGCGCATGGTCTATTACTTCTGCCTCTATTACGGCGTGGACTTCGTCTACCTGCCGTTCCCGCAGTTGTTCGCCGGGCTCCGGAAGCAGCGACCGACCTTCATGATCGCGCCGCCGGTCTTCTACGAGACGCTGCAGAACCTGGCGCTGGCGGTGCGGCCGGCCGCGGGCATGACCACGGCCGATCGCCTGGCCGAGCTGCTGGGCGGCCGCATCCGCTACATGATCACCGGCATGGCGCCCATCAAGCGCGCCACGCTGGACTTCTTCTGGCGCCATGGCGTGCTGCTGTACGAGGCGTTCGGCATCACCGAGGCGGGCATGGTGGCCTGGAACAAGCCAGGTTGCGTCCGCCTTGGCACCGTGGGCAAGCCGGCGGAGGCCGGCACCGTCTCGCTGTCGGAAGACGGCGAAGTGGTGGTGAGCCGCCAGGCGCTGCTGTCGATGGGCTATTTCGAGGCGTCCGAGGAAGACCTGCGCTCGACCTTCCTGTCACCGCAGTCGGTCGCCACCGGCGACATCGCCGAGTTCGACGTGGACGGTTTCCTGCACATCGTCGGCCGCAAGAAGGATGCGATCGTGGCCCGCAACGGCGAGAAGTTCCATCCCGAGCCGATCGAATCGCTGCTGCACGCCGACCCGCGTGTCACCGTGGCGGTGCTCCTGGGCAGCGACGAGGCGGCCGGGCTCACCGCGGTGCTCGGCACCCGGCAGGTCGACGATGCGCAGGTCACGGCCGAGCTGCGGGCCCATGTGGCACGCATCAACGCCGGCCTGCCGGCGCATCAGCAGATCCGGCGCATTGTCTTCACCGACCAGGACTTCAGCGTCGAGAACGGGCTGCGCACCAAGAACATGAAGCTCAACCGTCGCTCCATCCGGGCCGCCTTCCTGGAGGACGGCGCGGGCCGTTCCTCCTAG
- a CDS encoding acyl carrier protein — MNDGGATLGEMVDLISRILAIDIDPATITADTSLTADLMLDSISLISLLALAEEQFGISFAEHGEAVAQLRTVGDAQGLVESLLPARV; from the coding sequence ATGAATGACGGCGGCGCGACGCTAGGCGAAATGGTGGACCTCATTTCGCGCATACTGGCCATCGATATCGACCCGGCCACCATCACGGCAGATACCTCCCTGACGGCCGACCTGATGCTCGATTCGATTTCCCTGATTTCGCTGCTGGCGCTGGCCGAGGAGCAATTCGGCATCAGCTTCGCCGAGCATGGCGAGGCAGTCGCCCAGTTGCGCACGGTGGGCGACGCGCAGGGGTTGGTCGAGTCGCTCCTGCCAGCCCGCGTTTGA
- a CDS encoding PLP-dependent cysteine synthase family protein: MYAKNILELIGNTPMLELRSLGDPDQGVRVYGKLEACNPGFSVKDRSALQLLLQAREDHHLQPGWSIVESTSGNMGHALAMLCAIHRYHFICVLDPKTPKSNVNLVRAFGGQVEMVNMPDENGSYQKKRISVAKAIAERLPNCVNLDQYNNPAAIDAHYLSTGPEIFQQLEGSVDVLIGCASTGSHLSGTAKYLKERRGSTRVVGVEPEGSVVFGGQFKPFLQNGTGLSFRPGNILESLVDEVVKVSDHDAFLACRRMALEEGVLLGGSSGSVLHVARTVAAAATGPCNIVVVLPDSGIKYLDTVYDDQWLRANRLAGVLDALQPAQPTAGRNADPMAA, encoded by the coding sequence ATGTACGCCAAGAATATCTTGGAGCTGATCGGCAATACGCCGATGCTGGAGCTCCGCAGCTTGGGTGACCCCGACCAGGGCGTGCGCGTCTACGGCAAGCTGGAAGCCTGCAACCCGGGCTTCAGCGTCAAGGACCGCAGCGCGCTGCAACTGCTGCTGCAGGCACGCGAAGACCACCACCTGCAGCCCGGCTGGTCCATCGTCGAATCGACCTCCGGCAACATGGGCCACGCGCTGGCCATGTTGTGCGCCATTCACCGCTACCACTTCATTTGCGTGCTGGACCCCAAGACGCCGAAAAGCAATGTGAACCTGGTGCGGGCGTTCGGTGGGCAGGTGGAAATGGTCAACATGCCTGACGAGAACGGCAGTTATCAGAAGAAGCGCATCAGCGTGGCCAAGGCCATTGCCGAGCGGCTGCCGAACTGCGTGAATCTGGACCAGTACAACAATCCGGCGGCCATCGACGCGCATTATCTTTCCACCGGGCCGGAGATATTCCAGCAGCTGGAAGGATCGGTGGACGTGCTGATCGGCTGCGCCAGTACCGGCAGCCACCTCAGCGGCACCGCCAAGTACCTGAAGGAGCGCCGCGGCAGCACCCGGGTGGTGGGCGTCGAGCCGGAGGGTTCGGTGGTGTTCGGTGGCCAGTTCAAGCCCTTCCTGCAGAACGGCACCGGGCTGAGCTTCCGCCCCGGCAACATCCTCGAATCGCTGGTCGACGAGGTGGTGAAGGTGTCCGACCACGACGCCTTCCTGGCCTGCCGCCGCATGGCCCTCGAGGAAGGTGTGCTGCTGGGCGGCTCCTCTGGCTCCGTGCTGCATGTGGCACGCACCGTGGCGGCCGCCGCCACCGGCCCCTGCAACATCGTCGTGGTGCTGCCCGACAGCGGCATCAAGTACCTCGACACCGTCTACGACGACCAATGGCTGCGCGCCAACCGCCTTGCCGGGGTGCTGGACGCCCTGCAGCCGGCGCAGCCCACCGCAGGCCGCAACGCCGACCCGATGGCGGCCTGA
- a CDS encoding N-acetyltransferase translates to MSLNATRQIEQEARPPGPVDTAQLEPIAFRWLEQVDAGLGTQVVALMRETSATAPIIGFATDISDGEAAGYLEELRGQLAAGKCRLLTIWSGQLLIGLCTLRRNLNPNNRHIADLAKGMIREGFRGGTVLPAAFHEIALECEREGVDLLTLDVRAGTPALRAWERFGFATYGLLPDYARAGGKSHAGHFMMQRVADLKANALAVLATRSTATGQS, encoded by the coding sequence ATGAGCTTGAATGCCACCCGCCAGATCGAGCAGGAAGCCCGCCCGCCAGGGCCGGTCGACACCGCCCAGCTCGAGCCCATTGCCTTTCGATGGCTGGAGCAGGTCGACGCCGGCCTGGGCACCCAGGTGGTGGCGCTGATGCGCGAGACGAGCGCCACGGCCCCCATCATCGGCTTCGCGACCGACATCAGCGACGGCGAAGCCGCCGGCTACCTGGAGGAGCTGCGCGGCCAGCTGGCCGCCGGCAAGTGCCGGCTGCTGACGATCTGGAGCGGCCAGCTGCTGATCGGCCTGTGCACCCTCAGGCGCAACCTGAACCCCAACAACCGCCACATCGCCGACCTGGCCAAGGGCATGATCCGGGAAGGCTTCCGGGGCGGCACCGTGCTGCCGGCCGCCTTCCACGAGATCGCGCTGGAGTGCGAGCGCGAGGGCGTGGACCTGCTGACCCTGGACGTGCGCGCCGGCACACCGGCGCTGCGCGCCTGGGAGCGTTTCGGCTTTGCCACCTACGGCCTGCTGCCAGACTATGCCCGGGCCGGCGGCAAGAGCCACGCAGGCCACTTCATGATGCAGCGCGTGGCCGACCTGAAAGCCAACGCCCTCGCCGTCCTGGCCACCCGCAGCACGGCCACGGGCCAGTCGTGA
- a CDS encoding RidA family protein encodes MRRFITAAEGLPQWTSPISHAVVVDRHCYLSGQLSLDTQGRLLPGTAAEEAHRAFEHLFRALAAAGFERSDLVFIDIAFLDLADLPQVNAVYERLFPAGQRPARTVYQAAGLPFGGKVKVQGVAVREAEAGGA; translated from the coding sequence ATGAGACGCTTCATCACCGCGGCCGAGGGGCTGCCGCAGTGGACTTCGCCGATCAGCCATGCGGTGGTCGTGGACCGGCATTGCTACCTGAGCGGCCAGCTCTCGCTCGATACGCAGGGCCGGCTGCTGCCCGGCACGGCGGCCGAGGAGGCGCACCGGGCCTTCGAGCACCTCTTTCGCGCGCTGGCCGCGGCCGGCTTCGAGCGCAGCGACCTGGTGTTCATCGACATTGCCTTTCTCGACCTGGCCGACCTGCCGCAGGTGAATGCGGTCTACGAACGCCTGTTTCCCGCCGGTCAGCGGCCGGCACGCACGGTGTACCAGGCCGCGGGGTTGCCGTTTGGCGGCAAGGTGAAAGTGCAGGGCGTGGCGGTGCGCGAAGCCGAGGCGGGCGGCGCCTGA
- a CDS encoding alpha/beta fold hydrolase: protein MQELALLGASHPLVPHFLSAWLQHPDRRATVLLEPDELAQDGPASGLAHLERLHVAAAGGPVPSAAGRVWFLSVGDEEAPLPGVDALPPGASRLLIVADLAVPGLAASPPAERIQALRRQLAGLLPQGGQPWHVMLLLDGIADLPRQPSPFEPAVTPLDDLVHAVRQPLLELERRLPGYFDRHPLSAPTAGQRPLRGLGAHSVARCLANAWSELPPGWYLLQGGPLFDTAALLGALTDRPPIPDGRGDPGAAGLVIEALQHRQAHWQLGMHAPPVLTEARSLSLPTEPPLDLRALLLPPSRQPDATLPFAAMSQARQCRAGHATVHYLRCGSGPQVLLIVNAFGLPLDFWSSLAHGLSRHFTLLALTDTPDSPVRLPMTSYASEQPVADYLAAIDAVLLQEQVASCHVASWCSGAKLALELAAAWPARVRSLALLAPSFAGMSDHAGADSTYETNLHTMCRLVDRMPSAAESMARSMRALLAKAEAEADGGQDGALHSIFGMADKRHQPWLQLPFDSAAHMVAYSRQLLSFRAHDLRPLRARAPLPQPVLLVTGDCDSTTSCERARDVCATLCRPRWVEVRHGSHYFLDQNSEALAALLATFFHAGADGELPPHPRLRVHQDESPAVADILACGEL from the coding sequence ATGCAAGAACTCGCCCTGCTGGGCGCCAGCCACCCGCTGGTGCCTCATTTCCTCTCCGCCTGGCTGCAGCATCCCGACCGGCGAGCCACCGTGCTGCTCGAACCCGACGAACTGGCGCAAGACGGGCCCGCCTCGGGCCTGGCCCACCTCGAGCGACTGCATGTCGCCGCCGCAGGCGGGCCGGTGCCATCCGCCGCCGGCCGGGTCTGGTTCCTGTCGGTCGGCGACGAGGAAGCACCGCTGCCGGGAGTCGACGCCTTGCCGCCTGGCGCCTCCCGGCTGCTGATCGTGGCCGACCTGGCGGTGCCTGGCCTGGCAGCAAGCCCGCCGGCAGAGCGCATCCAGGCGCTGCGCCGGCAGCTGGCCGGCCTGCTGCCGCAGGGCGGACAGCCATGGCACGTGATGCTGCTGCTCGACGGCATCGCCGACCTGCCGCGCCAGCCGAGCCCCTTCGAGCCCGCCGTCACACCCCTGGACGATCTGGTGCATGCGGTGCGGCAGCCGTTGCTCGAACTGGAGCGCCGGCTGCCTGGCTATTTCGATCGGCATCCCCTCTCGGCGCCCACCGCCGGGCAGCGGCCCCTACGCGGCCTGGGGGCGCACAGTGTGGCCCGCTGCCTGGCCAACGCCTGGAGCGAGCTGCCGCCCGGTTGGTACCTGCTGCAGGGGGGGCCTCTGTTCGATACAGCGGCGCTGCTGGGGGCGCTGACGGACCGACCGCCGATTCCGGACGGCCGCGGCGACCCGGGCGCCGCCGGCCTGGTGATCGAGGCGCTGCAGCACCGCCAGGCGCACTGGCAGCTCGGCATGCACGCGCCGCCCGTGCTGACCGAGGCCCGCTCGCTGTCCTTGCCCACCGAACCGCCGCTCGACCTGCGGGCCCTGCTGCTCCCACCGTCCCGCCAGCCGGACGCCACACTGCCATTTGCGGCGATGTCGCAGGCACGGCAGTGCCGCGCGGGCCATGCCACCGTGCACTACCTGCGCTGCGGCAGTGGGCCGCAGGTGCTGCTGATCGTCAACGCCTTCGGGCTGCCGCTCGACTTCTGGAGCAGCTTGGCGCACGGCTTGTCCCGGCACTTCACGCTGTTGGCGCTGACCGATACGCCCGACAGCCCGGTCCGCCTGCCGATGACCAGCTATGCCAGCGAGCAACCGGTGGCCGACTACCTGGCCGCCATTGACGCCGTGCTGCTCCAGGAGCAAGTGGCCAGTTGCCATGTGGCCAGCTGGTGCAGCGGCGCCAAGCTGGCGTTGGAACTGGCGGCCGCCTGGCCGGCACGGGTCCGCTCGCTGGCGCTGCTGGCGCCCTCCTTCGCTGGCATGAGCGACCACGCCGGCGCCGACTCCACCTATGAAACCAACCTCCACACCATGTGCCGGCTGGTCGACCGCATGCCCTCGGCCGCCGAGAGCATGGCCCGCTCCATGCGCGCCCTGCTGGCCAAGGCCGAGGCCGAGGCGGACGGCGGGCAGGACGGCGCCCTCCACAGCATCTTCGGCATGGCCGACAAGCGACACCAGCCCTGGCTCCAGCTGCCTTTCGACAGTGCGGCCCACATGGTGGCGTACAGCCGCCAGCTGCTGAGCTTCCGCGCGCATGACCTGCGCCCGCTGCGCGCACGCGCCCCGCTGCCGCAGCCGGTGTTGCTGGTGACGGGCGATTGCGACAGCACCACCAGCTGCGAACGCGCGCGCGACGTCTGCGCCACGCTGTGCCGGCCCCGATGGGTGGAGGTGCGCCACGGCAGTCACTATTTCCTGGACCAGAACAGCGAAGCGCTGGCCGCCCTGCTGGCCACCTTCTTCCATGCCGGTGCCGACGGGGAGTTGCCGCCGCACCCTCGCCTGCGCGTTCACCAGGACGAATCACCAGCGGTTGCCGACATACTCGCCTGCGGCGAGCTGTAA